Within the Eucalyptus grandis isolate ANBG69807.140 chromosome 1, ASM1654582v1, whole genome shotgun sequence genome, the region tcataaaagtataattgaaatCTAAAACTTTCCAAAGGtccaatcaaattctaaaatttgttatgaagATGTAACGagtaataaaattttcaaaatgtccaatcaagtcttaaaatttgttacaaaagAGCAATCGaatattaaaacttttaaaaatgcTATTAATGAAATGACTTATGTTGGacgaatttgataaattttagaactgaaaattttaggatttaatttaattattttaaaagttttaatgcacttatccccAAAAAGATAATGGGATCGAATTAGAACGTTCGGCAAAAGGCCCAAGCCCAGCAGCCCCCAAAGTTCCCGTGCAAGCAAAGCCACGTTCGGCACGAGTGCTTCACCGACTCTCAGGCCGAAGCGAGGAGAGCCGAGTACATAAGGCAAACAGAGCGGCTCCAACGCCGAGCTATCTTCTGCTTTCGAGATTCGACCATCATCGTTCCCGATCGTACCTTCTTCCCCATCTTCGCTCTCGTCCCCGAGATTGTTCGAGGCCCGCGGGACCGTCGCCGTCGAAGGAGGAGCGCGCGGCAGAGCCATCTGCGATCGGGGCGCCTTCTTCTTCTCGGGAGCTTTGAGACCCGGGGGGGCACCGTGAGATGGTCGTGCCGCTGCGGGCTGTCGAGGACTTGGTGCGGCGCGCGTGAGTTCGATCGGTAGTTTGCAGTCGGCGGCGTGGGGTTGGAGGAGCCAATCTGGGGGTGAGAGCTCGTCGGGGCTCTGGCGCTGCCTGCGTTGCGCGGAGTTCATCTTGCCGTTCGTCCGGACCCGCGGAATGGACATGGACACTGATCGTTCTTTCGAGGCTAGCAATCTCAGCCCTCGAGATCGAATTCTGGAGGTGCGGCGATTTTTTCTCCCCATGATTTGtgtgctttttttatttttatttttcacttctttccGGTTCCCATTTGGTCGTTTTTTCTTGAAATCGTTGGCTGTTGTTTGTTTCCTCTATTATGCTCTTTCAAGTTTAGGAATTGAGAATGTCTTGCCATGAGTTTCGATGTGGTGTGGTCTGAATGGGGTTTTGGGAGCTCCTGTTTGGTCTTTGGAAGCGAAACGTGTAGGCTCTACTTCAAAGAGGCTAGGAATTGATCTTTGACAGGTTGTCTGCCgttttttgttcctttgtttTGAGCTGCTTCGTTTTTCCACAAATTTGTCGTTGCTTCATAATAGGACATAGTTGTATGGCAGTGTGAAGTGAGCTTTGTGTATACAGAAAATGTATGGTATGTGAGGGTGGTGTGTTCGTAGTACTTAGGTTGTAGCCTCGAGGGGCATTTTGAAAGTGAGTGTATCTGTtgtctttctttctattttcaagAATGGATGGAGATGTAAAAGGAGTTCTGCTACTTTTCCTGTGATAATTTCATTGTTTGCCCAGTTTTTCTCtgatgatcttttcttttactGTTGGGTAACATTTTGCCATCAATAATATGAAGTAAGAGACAAATTGTTAACAGCAGGTTATAAGTAGGAAATAATAAGGTAATATATCTTACACTCCTCCTTGGTTATTTATGCTAGAGGCTTGCACAAATTGAAGTTCCACGGGAGTACCTTTACAACTCTGAATCTGGCATAGTTGCTTTCCTCAAGGATAATGAGTCCTGCATCCCACAGCTTGTGTCTGCAATTTTACCGTTAGATGACGAGTTGGCGGAGATCCATCGGAATCTGCAAACAGGATCTGAAGATGTTCCGGAAGAAAATGATATGAGAAAGTTTTTTAGAGAAAGTATGGTTTGGCTGCAGTGGTTGATGTTTAAGGATGAACCCACCTATGTTCTTAAGTGTCTTTCGGACGTTGATGTGGGTCAGAGGGGAGTTTGTGGTGCTGTATGGGGAAATGATGATATTGCTTATAGGTGCCGAACGTGCGAACTTGACCCCACATGTGCAATATGTGTTCCTTGTTTTGAAAATGGGAATCATGAGGACCATGATTACTCAATGATATATACTGGAGGGGGTTGCTGTGATTGTGGAGATGCGACGGCATGGAGACGAGAGGGCTTCTGTTCGAAGCATAAAGGTGCAGAACAGATCCAGCCCCTTCCTCAGGAAATAGCACACTCTGCTGGACCAGTCCTTGATGCCCTCTTTGTGTTTTGGAAAAACAAGCTGTTGTCTGCTGAGTCTTCCACTCAAGAAGACAGCATAGGAAGCGACCATGCTGCAGAGTATAGTGAAGTTGCAGATGAGCTTACTCTTGTGATAGCTGTGATGCTACTAGAATTCTGCAACTGTAGTGAGAGTTTGCTAAGTTTTGCTTCGATTAGGATATTTTCCTCTGCAGGTCTATTGGAGATTCTGGTGAGGGGTGAGAGTTTCTTAAGTGATAAGGTTATGAAGAAACTTTATGAACTACTTCTTAAACTGCTTGCAGAGCCCTTGTTCAAGTATGAGTTTGCCAAGGCATTTTTAAGCTACTACCCAGTTGCTGTAAAGGAAGCTATAAAAGAGTGCAATGATGGTGTTTCTAAGAAGTATGCTCTATCGACGTTTTCTGTGCagatctttacagttccaactCTGACTCCACGTCTTGTGAAGGAAATGAACTTACTTGAAATGCTATTTGGGTGCTTAGGAGACATATTTACTTCATGTGCTGGTGAAGATGGTCGTTTACAGGTAAGACAAAAGTTTGTCTCCTATTTGGTTATTATTTTCTCCATACATGCCTTTGATGTTGTCCATTGGATGGATACTGACATTTGTGCAGTCTTTAGTGATTTAGTGGATAGGTTGTTGGGTCTACGCTAGTAGAACATTGCTATGAATTATATTCCAGCTACAAGGGCattaaattaatcaatgaaCATTGGGACTCAAGCATTTCCATGGAATAAAAAGTCATTCAATGTTTGAATAATTGGTACTTGAttaattagttttattaaaCCTTAATCTTTTCATTACAGATTCCTATCGCCTTATGATATTTTTGAAGTATATTTGCTGGTATTAGGATTTAGTTAGTAGGTGAGTCTTAAACAAGGAAGTTAGGGTTTGGGTCTCTCATGCTgtatattttgttaattaattgaGTATAGATGTAGCCTATAagtactttctctctccttctctctttatgATCCTAGAATATTTACATGTTATTAGAGCCACAGGAGAGAGGGACCCAAATCAACACCCtcacatttctttttcctcactGCCATCGATTTAGAGAAAAGAATCCCAAAGACCCATCAATCGGCCCCCACTGATTCCTGTATCTGTTTTCTTGTAAGGGCATTAACATCCAATGACCTCGTCATCGCTTGCCATGCGCTGCTGCCATTGCTTGCTGTTTGTCGCATGTTGTTGTCAACAATTGTTTGCTCATGTCGTCATCCTTGAGAGCAGGTGCACCTGGTTGTCTTCAAGAGAAGCATCATTGTCCACCGCTTGTCCCTGTCTCAAACCAGGTCTTGTTGCCTTCGAGAGTAGTGCTATCTCGAAATTGTCAACTTCAGTCATGCCATCCCTTTGAGCTCAGTGGTGTTGTCATCACCCGTGTCCTCTCGGGCAACCTTGTTTTTCCTAGTCGTGCCATTCAAGCTCTATAGAGATGTTGGTTATAATCTTTGTTGGTTCTCTACTACGACCCCCTCGGGGTCTCTGTTCCCCTCATCTTTGTAGTCTCTTTCTCTGTCCCGAGCAACCTTTTGCTTGCCATATCTAGTTGCTTGACCAAAGTTCTCTCCTTTGTCCCTCTCTTGGTCGTCGAGCTTGTCATCTCCAGCTTAGATCTCGTTGGTCTCTACTGATCATCAGGGGGATGACTCTTTTTTAGCAAGTTTTGCTGCTGTCATCATTTGTTGGGAGCTGTCCTCTTTCATCGTTCACCTGTCTTCATTCTCTGTCACTTACTTGCTAGATCACCTTTTCTATTTCCAGCACTGGTTTCTGTCAAGATTTTGTCGCCTCTCTGATGCTGTTGGTTTCTGCTTTGGTCTTATGCTTGTTTCATTCTAATCCCAGAAAATGGTTAAAAAAGGGGGGTTTTCTAGAGACACATAAAAGCTCTGATATCCAGCGATTCATCTTTGGCAACTTCTCCAATTTTGGTCGTTTGAAATCTCAGCTAGCCTATTGTGGATGTAGTTGTGAGACTCTTCTTACATTGTGAGTGTCATTGATGGGCAAAGTCACAATAAGTTTCTAGTTAGCTGTGAGCACTGGAGTCAAGCATGCACCTGTTGAGCAGTTGGGTTCTTACATGATTTTAACCAACGTTATGTGTGAAAGAGGTGTCAATTTTtgatcctttctttcttcagtgCTTCTTTGTCAAATCTAGTACTCACGTAAGGTTTGGCTTATGCTAAgttgtcttgaatttgattGAATGTAGCCATGTCCATTATCTATTGGATGGTCTAGTTTACATAGCGCTTTGGTCACACACTTCAAGAGGAAGTTGCAACTAGAAAGTTGCATTTGTTAGTTGCAATTTGCATTTGTTAGTGGCGTTAGGAATTAGTAGGGGagtctcaaataaaataatcaggGTTTTAGATGTCTATCATGTTCTATAAATAGAGCCATCTCATGTACTTCCTTCCTTTACAACATGGGGTATGTGAACCTTGTGTCTTGGTGAATTTCATGCGAGCCACCCCATCCACATACATTGGATGAGGCTCCTCTGGCAGGGTGGCGGGCGTGACCCCTAAGATTAATATGAGGAGTGACGCTGCGGACACAGGATCTTGGGGGTTACCATCTTATGTACTCTTCTATTAAGTTATTAAGTAAAGATGTATGcctttgattattttttctctccctttctctcgaaGATCCTAGATTATCTATGGATATCATAAATTATAACTTTATGTATGATTGACAGCTATAGAAGTCGTTATCGAATTTTTTACAGCAGCATAGACCTGTTTCTGGAATTTTAATGAAGTAGATAGTTGTTCTCTGCTTTCAGAATACTTGAAAGTATTCTTTGGAATTCCCTTCAATGGATATTGTTTCTTTCTTACTGATGGGTGGTGATGTTGTTCTGTAGATTGATTGTAATCTAGATATCTTACAGATGATACTTAAAACAAGAATGCACATATGTAGAATGAACACTGGAAGATACTTCCAATTAAGACATCTTATACACTGTCAATAAACTTTTGAATAATCATTTGCTTTTTATGTCAATGGTACTTTTTGAGAATCTTATACAAAACAGATGAATGGAATGCATTAACGGATTAGAAGTGGTGAATGATATTAGGAAATAACAGTACATTTAGTTTATGACCAAATCAGTGCTCTTTAAGTGAAGTCTTACTGCATGGAAGCACCTTTTAGTGAGAATCTGATCTATATAGAAACTCAGTGCTTGCATTACATGCATTTTTGAGTTAGTATTTGAATTCTGCATCTctgttttttaaattaaattactatATTGTCATGAGGGAATATTGAATAATCAACTAGCTTTCTATTAGGTAGTTGATCGTGCAGTGTATCATTTGGTGTATTTTGACAAAGCACATCCGCCACTTCTTTTGCTAGTATCAGCAGCTGTAAAGTATTGagcgagtttttttttttatatatttatttgtcaTAAAGCACTTGGTATTGCATCTATCAAGGATTGGCCATCTAACAGGTGTTCGCACTGCACTCATAGATCGCTCGGCTAGGGCAATAGACAAGTTAACTGATGATGTTCTGTGTATCTCATGAAGTTTTATCTCTATTTAGCTTCAAAGTGTCAATGGAAGCTGAGCTTCATTGAAAAGTAGGTTTTGATGGTTTTTCCATTTTACCTGTCGAGGCAAATCCACTATAAATGTCtcgttttgtttttaaaagtAATTTCAATAAAGTATAGCTTGTTTTTTTCGTTGACATCTTTTCCTTTGTTCTGCCATGTACTAAATAGCTGAAAAATTCTGTTGCTAGGTCACCAAGTGGCAACATTTGTATGAGACAACCTTTCGTGTGGCTGAAGATGTACGATTTGTTGTGAGTCATGTGATCGTACCGAAgtatttaattaatgaaaagcgggATAACTTAAGGACTTGGATGAGGCTTTTGAATTTTGTGCAAGGAATGAATCCTCTAAGGAGAGAAACAGGTATACttatagaagaagaaattgataatacacattttccttttggtctATGCTCTTCAATAGCAAATACTCACTCCCTACTGGTTGATGGAGCATCTTTGGATGAACCTGCTAAAGAGACAATTGATGAAATGGATATGGATGATGGAGAAAGTTTGAGACATGCAAAAGTAGTACGGTTATCTCAGGAAAGTTCCGCATGTAGCACTTCAGGCAGGAGCAAGGCATCAGCGTCTGGATCTAAGGCTGCTGAAGTTGATACCATAAAAAATAGTCATCCATCAATTCTGCCGTCTATCACATGGTTGATAAATGAATGTTTGAAAGCTATTGAGAATTGGTTATTAGTTGATAAGACTTCAGGGGCCCCTGTAATTGATTTATCTCAGAGCAACAGTAGTATTGCCACTAGCCATTTTTCCGcatggaagaagacaatattGAGGATCAGAAAaggtaaatatatatttggtaGACTTGGTAGTCCTAGTGACCAGCAAGGTAGACTTAATCATGGTGATTGGCCCAATGCAAGTGTAGATAATGGGGAGGACACTGATCCTGAAAGTAAGTCCATTCCTGTTAGTGACAGTGATGTTGCAAATGCTTCTGTGGCCTCCGATAATTGTGCAGTGGAAGGCGATTATGCTTCAGAAGTGGGTGCTTTGCGTGTTCTTAGCTTGCAGGATTGGCCAAATATTGTCTATGATGTTAGTTCACAAGATATATCTGTTCACATTCCGTTTCATCGCTTGCTCTCATTACTTCTGCTTAAAGCCTTGAAAATATGGGATGGGGATACCACAGCATCCAATGGAAACACTGCTGCTTTTGCTTATCAGCCATCAGGGCCCTACAACAACTTTTTCAAGTGCGTTTTGGGACTTTGTAGTCCACTGGGTTTTTGTGCTTTTGTCATGGAGCATCCTTTACGTATTAGGGTGTTCTGTGCTGAGGTTCATGCTGGAATGTGGAAGAAGAATGGGGATGCAGCCCTATTATCTCGTGAATGGTATCGCTCATCTCGGTGGTATGTGATTTTCATCTTGTGTGATTTACATGCCAGAGCGATAGATATTCCTTCTCACTcaatattgattttcatatatgattGTTCTCCTACTATTGTTCATTACAGATTCCTATAGGGCATGGCGAATCCTAATTTTGCTTTTCTGCAGGTCCGAGCAAGGCTTGGAGCTTGACCTTTTCCTGTTGCAGTTCTGTGCAGCTGTAGCCCCTGGTGATCTTTTCGTCAGCAGAATAATAGAACGTTTTGGGCTATTGAATTATCTCTCTCTTAATCCTACACGGGATAGCGAGTATGTACATACTTTCTTGAATTGCACAtacatgcctttagttaaataACATAGCAACCTCTTTTAGATGAGGATAGTCATAAGATTTGCATTAATATAGACAAGTAGGGTAGCTTTATTTGTTAATTGAATTTTGCTGTGAGTCTAGTTTTATCTTCTGGTAGAATGAATGGACTGAAGTTGCTTTGTGGTCCCTCTTTTTGGGCCTATCGTTAAGCTGCCCATCCACCCTTGGTTTATTCTCTCTGAAAAAGCAGCGCAGGGGTTTCCTGGGCTTATAAAATATACCCACAGAAGTGAGTAGGAATTGGCCGTGTCTTAGGAATTTGAGGTTCATCGTGTCGTATTTCTAATCTGAATTCTTTCAAAGTTTCAATCACTGATAAAGGTCATTAGAGCATTTGACCAGTGGATGGATGCTTCAAAAGAACTTCCCTTGCATGTTCAGTTATTGTTATCGAGCAATATACCATCTGTTCTTTGGGACTTTGTGCTATGTCCCTGTTAATAATATTCCTTTTGGATGGTGCATAAgtaatcatttatatcattgTTGTCATTTTCGTTTTGTTTGAGTTATTCAACTTTCGAAATGATTCCTCACTCTGTACGTGCTACAACCAACTCCTGCTCACTAGCTTCTAGAATGACAAGTCATCTGGGTTAGGGAAGCCAGTTAAGAGCTAATCTTTGTGGGCTAGAAGCTGAAGTTCCTCTAGGTTCTGGCTTGTCAACTCGGCTTTTATGGTACAATATTTTGTCGTTACTGAGTAAAACACAAAATAGTAATTTAAAACTAGCAGCTTCCACGTACTGAGTTGTATAATTGGTGATCTTGGTGGAACTGATGGACTGAAGAAGATATGCTGCTTTAAGAGCGGTTATAAGTATCAGGATGCTTAAATTAGTGTCTTACCAAACCTTTGATAGGTAATACTCGCATGTTGTCAGCTTTTCCTTGTCCATTAGCCAGTAATTGTAAGATTGGGACTTAGTCTCCTCACCTACTTGTTAATGAATTGCCATGCTTATTAAAGAAAGGGAATGGTTTTTGATAGTGCTCCTCTTGTAAGAGTTCTAAGCCATAGAAATCTATTAGAAATTGGAAGTAGTTAGGTTTTATTAATCCACCCTGTGAAAATGAGAAGACTGAATCGTTACTTATACTTTATAATTTGTCCTTGGCttgtccaaaattttccttgagACACGATATTTATTGCTTGAATATGTTATGTTTAGTAAATATCCCATTCTTGTGTAATTGGTTTGGGTGTTCCAATGGAGATTATAGTGAGAAAATTATGAATGGTCCTGACGGGTAGATGAATTGCTCCTAGTGAAAGTTAATTGTTCTCTACTTAGCATTAGTGGTTCCTCTAAATCGGTGTGCACAACCGTTTGTTCTGAATGTTTAAGGACGTAAATGAGGATGTTCTTTCATGGGGATCTGACCTAGGTGCAAAAATTGAATCGTATAGGGGTAGGATGGTTATGAGACGGGACTGGTTGATCTCGTCCCAAACCCATCTGACTAACTTTTGAGTTTTTCCCAAACTCATTTCAGAAACCCAATATGGTTTTGTGATGGAAATCCCACCGTCTCCACTTAAATTATCAATGGGTTCTCAATGGGTCTTGATATCACTACAATTGTTATTTTCTCCTAagtaatttttaaatgatttttttttcaaacacaATATAAATTGGAAACCATCGTGAGTACACATCCACCATCATGGAAATCCAGATTATGTaaccaattcaatttcaaattcttgtATGAATTCTTGGAATTGTAGAACATAATTTATAAGCCATGAATATTTGGAAGAATGTAAAGGGGCATAAGTAATTTCTCTTGTCTTTGTATATAATTGAATAGGAGACCTTCTATTCTTTAGAAAAGTAAAGTTATTGTATTAAAATGGCTCTCAGGTTCAGGTTACTTGTGAGACAAATCACAAACTGTCACAAGCCCTATGAGGTTTTGTAAATAAAATCCCCAACCTGTCCTGCGACCTGTTTAAGCCCTATTGGAACGGGAAGGGTACCATATTTGACCCAACCCATTGCCATCTCTACTtaggggtggggtggggtggggtggggtcaGGAGTATGTAGAGTGGGACCTCATTCTAAGCTGCTGGTACCTAGTTTtttaaattgcaccaaaaattgaACCATCCCATTCCCCTTTTTCTATGGTCTAGCCACTTTCTCATGCCATGTTTACAATTGTGGGACCAATTTCCACTTATTTAAAGGTTTAAGCTTTCAGAACAATCAATTATGCACTAAACTTTAAGTTGATGAGCCCCGAGTCCAGAGTTAGAACCCTTGTAATCTCTTATAATCAATTTATAATCTTCCTTATTTACGGCTATCATGTATCTTTGACAGTTTGAGCTTTGAGATAATTGGAAGAGGATTGGTAGTGGTCCTATAATCGTTAACATATCCTACTAACAAGGTCTTATTGGGTGCTATTTTTTACATTTGTATACGCGTGTCAACCATTGTAATTTATCTAGTTGCCTTGTTTTTTATACTGCAAAATTACATATTAATTTCACACTTTTTTTAGCATCCTCTCTGTTCACATGTATGTGCATGCAATTTTGAGTGAACGATTTAGGAGAAgcaatatatttttaaagaaaagggggcgccgggggggggggggtgttggtggtggtggagtTCTAAAGCTTCATCTTTGGTTGTCTTAGGCTTGTACATACTACATGCGTGTTGTTATCTATTCCGATTGTTTATCTTGTGTAGGAATGTGTCTTCTTGTGTAAAGCCTGAATGATATGGATTTTCAGGTATGAACCGGTTCTAGTAGAGGAAATGCTTACTCTTATAATCCAAATAGTTAAAGAAAGGCGATTTTGTGGACAGACTACAGCTGAAAGTTTGAGAAGAGAGTTAGTTTACAGGTTAGCCACTGGAGATGCCACTCGGAGTCAACTTGTGAGGTCACTTCCCCGTGACCTGGCTAAGTTTGAGGGTCTGCAGGAAGTTTTGGATGCTGTTGCTTCATATTCCAATCCTTCTGGCCTTAATCAGGTAATTTTTTTACGCTCACACACACTCTTTCTCTACCAGCCTTTGACAGATATAGTCCTAATTTGTTGCTCTTTTTGTAGGGTACATATTCATTGCGATGGCCATGCTGGAAAGAACTGGATTTGTATCACCCGCGTTGGAACTCAAGAGAATTGCAACTTGCAGAAGAAAGATATGCACGCTTTTGCAATGTTTCAGCATCAACTGCTCAGTTGCCTAGGTGGACCTACATATATGCACCTTTACGAGGAATAGCTGGAATAGCTACTTGTAAAGTGACCCTTCAATTAATCCGCTCAGTGCTATTTTATGCTGTTATCAGTGATAAGGCACGTGACTCACGTGCATCTGATGGTGTCCTGATTGTTGCATTGCACTTGCTCTCTCTAGCCGTAGATATTTGTTTTCAGCAGAGAGAGTCCAGAGATAGAACATGGCTAAATGGAGATCAAAATTCCATGCTATCCTTTGTTACTGAACAAATTAATGAGGGATTATCTTATGGTTTTGGCAAGTTCAGCTTATTGTCGCTTCTTGTTTTGCTGATGAAGTTACATAAGACAGAAAGAGTTGGGAATCAGATGGATGCATATGGGTCTGACCTTTCAAATTTGATTGAAAGTTTATTGAAAAGAATTGCTGAAATTGATCCATACTGTATGAATGAGTTGCAACAGCTAGCCCCAGAAGTGTTCATTCAAGTACCACGGTCCATTTTAGACAGTGATAATGGAAGTTCAGGATCTCCTTCTAATGAAGGGAAGCACAGAGCCAAAGCTCGCGAAAGGCAGGCTGCTATAATGGTAGGGATGTGAGGCATTGTCCATGCAGATAATCTTTTTTCTGCTTGCTTGGTGTAGTATGCAAAATATAGAGCCATGCATTTCAATAGAGACTCAGTCAAAGTTAGTAAAAGTGCTTGCTTGTTGTTTTCTTTATCCTAATTGTTGATTTGTTCATGTTTGTTTGTGTGATGTTTTATCTGTGTACAGTGCTCGGTGGTCTACATACATGTATTTTCAAAGTCATTATTTTGTTATACATGAGGTTTTAATAATACATGACTCTGGGCAAACTTCAtctcgaaattttttttagatgatTCGATATTAAATAGAAAGAGCATATGGCTTGATCTAAAAAACTGAAGCATTTAATAGAGCGAAATTGATGttacaagaaggaaaaagattGGTGATTGGAAAATAAATGTGCCAAATTTGGTGGATCATCTTTCCAGCAAGAAGAAATTTGTTGCATATATGACTAAAGTGTGCTCCATAGGTCGCTGTATTACCGGCACAAATTTGCTTCAACCTATTGGCttattgaattttgttttgCAGGCAAGAATGAGAGCTGAGCAGTCCAAGTTTCTAGCGAGCATTTCAACTGATGAGGGCTTATCCTCTGTGGAAGAGGCAACTCATTCGGCCGCTGTTAATGAGACCAGAGAATCTGTTCAAGATGTTTGCTCTCTTTGCCACGATTCTAATCCAGAgaatcctctctctttcttaatttttctacaGGTAGCaagttatatttttcttttgtttccgtTCTTCCTGTTCATCTCTTCTCAATATTAATGTTTGTTTTTGTTGCCGATTTAAGAAATCTAGGCTGCTAAGTTTTGTTGACAGAGGACCCCCATCATGGGATGGGGTT harbors:
- the LOC104436566 gene encoding E3 ubiquitin-protein ligase PRT6 → MDMDTDRSFEASNLSPRDRILERLAQIEVPREYLYNSESGIVAFLKDNESCIPQLVSAILPLDDELAEIHRNLQTGSEDVPEENDMRKFFRESMVWLQWLMFKDEPTYVLKCLSDVDVGQRGVCGAVWGNDDIAYRCRTCELDPTCAICVPCFENGNHEDHDYSMIYTGGGCCDCGDATAWRREGFCSKHKGAEQIQPLPQEIAHSAGPVLDALFVFWKNKLLSAESSTQEDSIGSDHAAEYSEVADELTLVIAVMLLEFCNCSESLLSFASIRIFSSAGLLEILVRGESFLSDKVMKKLYELLLKLLAEPLFKYEFAKAFLSYYPVAVKEAIKECNDGVSKKYALSTFSVQIFTVPTLTPRLVKEMNLLEMLFGCLGDIFTSCAGEDGRLQVTKWQHLYETTFRVAEDVRFVVSHVIVPKYLINEKRDNLRTWMRLLNFVQGMNPLRRETGILIEEEIDNTHFPFGLCSSIANTHSLLVDGASLDEPAKETIDEMDMDDGESLRHAKVVRLSQESSACSTSGRSKASASGSKAAEVDTIKNSHPSILPSITWLINECLKAIENWLLVDKTSGAPVIDLSQSNSSIATSHFSAWKKTILRIRKGKYIFGRLGSPSDQQGRLNHGDWPNASVDNGEDTDPESKSIPVSDSDVANASVASDNCAVEGDYASEVGALRVLSLQDWPNIVYDVSSQDISVHIPFHRLLSLLLLKALKIWDGDTTASNGNTAAFAYQPSGPYNNFFKCVLGLCSPLGFCAFVMEHPLRIRVFCAEVHAGMWKKNGDAALLSREWYRSSRWSEQGLELDLFLLQFCAAVAPGDLFVSRIIERFGLLNYLSLNPTRDSEYEPVLVEEMLTLIIQIVKERRFCGQTTAESLRRELVYRLATGDATRSQLVRSLPRDLAKFEGLQEVLDAVASYSNPSGLNQGTYSLRWPCWKELDLYHPRWNSRELQLAEERYARFCNVSASTAQLPRWTYIYAPLRGIAGIATCKVTLQLIRSVLFYAVISDKARDSRASDGVLIVALHLLSLAVDICFQQRESRDRTWLNGDQNSMLSFVTEQINEGLSYGFGKFSLLSLLVLLMKLHKTERVGNQMDAYGSDLSNLIESLLKRIAEIDPYCMNELQQLAPEVFIQVPRSILDSDNGSSGSPSNEGKHRAKARERQAAIMARMRAEQSKFLASISTDEGLSSVEEATHSAAVNETRESVQDVCSLCHDSNPENPLSFLIFLQKSRLLSFVDRGPPSWDGVQQPQKETMQIEKNKETEQCGVEVTAASCSEVDPPTKLVRLVRNTINKFMHNAQPSEVNAFMEFVRACFPLLRNLDVPQMSKDKKESTVYMFETLEEDMYRMIRRGIHNNAHLLESVEGEKNISTSQEVAGDFEDAETVLLAKYIACLCGDRAKDPSASEHLHIDETSDESAKQGSAYDGFGPVDCDGIFLSSCGHAVHQGCLERYLSSLKERHTRRIIFEGGHIVNLDKGEFLCPVCRRLANSILPALPSLGQMMWKQSVSSFSNSSQCPWPGASGDTTSLHLSEALCLLQSAADLVKKGELFKAFPLQSNSSLRSKLELLCDLLSKMYFPGQHKRSSRTAKAACSVIMWDTLRYSLISTEISARSGRTSLTPNLSLSALFKEISSAGKFVFSLFLRVIQSMRTKDTLDVLQRFRGIKLFADSICFGISTDRPLSSDGKEGSMLCILEDFKEESPHPDLHFWKRAADPVLAHDPFSSLMWVLFCLPCPFLQCEESLLSLVHLFYIVSITQAIISFCGKHGGEMDELGFHNDLVSDICKFMKESGCDFEYAVSDHVDPSWGIDNVVRNLSLPYLRRCALLWKLLDSSTHSPFFERGNESDGPFYAAHFTDCSVELNEIQKLEKMFKIPSIDKIYKDEKLWPFVLRWIRHLCNETQLSRVTSIVHCVPAVPFKLMQLPYLYQDLLQRYIKQACPDCNTVVEEPTLCLLCGRICSPSWKSCCRKSGCQSHAFACGAGIGVFLLIKRTMILFQRSARQALWPSPYLDAFGEEDIDLHRGKPLYLNEERYAALTYMVASHGLDRSTKVLRQTSVGALFF